The following proteins are encoded in a genomic region of Haemorhous mexicanus isolate bHaeMex1 chromosome 11, bHaeMex1.pri, whole genome shotgun sequence:
- the CNBP gene encoding CCHC-type zinc finger nucleic acid binding protein isoform X4: MSSNECFKCGRTGHWARECPTGMGRGRGMRSRGRGFQFMSSSLPDICYRCGESGHLAKDCDLQEDACYNCGRGGHIAKDCKEPKREREQCCYNCGKPGHLARDCDHADEQKCYSCGEFGHIQKDCTKVKCYRCGETGHVAINCSKTSEVNCYRCGESGHLARECTIEATA, encoded by the exons ATGAGCAGCAACGAGTGCTTCAAGTGTGGCCGTACTGGCCACTGGGCCCGGGAGTGCCCCACTGGGATGGGCCGTGGCCGTGGCATGAGGAGCCGTGGCAGAG GCTTCCAGTTCATGTCTTCGTCTCTGCCGGATATCTGTTACCGCTGTGGTGAGTCTGGCCATCTTGCCAAGGACTGTGACCTTCAGGAGGATG CCTGCTATAACTGCGGTAGAGGTGGCCACATTGCGAAGGACTGCAAGGAGCccaagagggagagggagcagtgcTGCTACAACTGTGGCAAGCCCGGCCACCTGGCCCGCGACTGCGACCACGCAGACGAGCAGAAGTGCTATTCTTGTGGAGAGTTTGGGCACATTCAAAAAGACTGCACCAAAGTGAAATGCTATAG GTGTGGTGAAACTGGCCATGTAGCCATCAACTGCAGCAAGACCAGCGAAGTCAACTGCTACCGCTGCGGCGAGTCAGGGCACCTTGCACGGGAATGCACAATTGAAGCTACAGcctaa
- the CNBP gene encoding CCHC-type zinc finger nucleic acid binding protein isoform X3, whose protein sequence is MSSNECFKCGRTGHWARECPTGMGRGRGMRSRGRGFQFMSSSLPDICYRCGESGHLAKDCDLQEDEACYNCGRGGHIAKDCKEPKREREQCCYNCGKPGHLARDCDHADEQKCYSCGEFGHIQKDCTKVKCYRCGETGHVAINCSKTSEVNCYRCGESGHLARECTIEATA, encoded by the exons ATGAGCAGCAACGAGTGCTTCAAGTGTGGCCGTACTGGCCACTGGGCCCGGGAGTGCCCCACTGGGATGGGCCGTGGCCGTGGCATGAGGAGCCGTGGCAGAG GCTTCCAGTTCATGTCTTCGTCTCTGCCGGATATCTGTTACCGCTGTGGTGAGTCTGGCCATCTTGCCAAGGACTGTGACCTTCAGGAGGATG AAGCCTGCTATAACTGCGGTAGAGGTGGCCACATTGCGAAGGACTGCAAGGAGCccaagagggagagggagcagtgcTGCTACAACTGTGGCAAGCCCGGCCACCTGGCCCGCGACTGCGACCACGCAGACGAGCAGAAGTGCTATTCTTGTGGAGAGTTTGGGCACATTCAAAAAGACTGCACCAAAGTGAAATGCTATAG GTGTGGTGAAACTGGCCATGTAGCCATCAACTGCAGCAAGACCAGCGAAGTCAACTGCTACCGCTGCGGCGAGTCAGGGCACCTTGCACGGGAATGCACAATTGAAGCTACAGcctaa
- the CNBP gene encoding CCHC-type zinc finger nucleic acid binding protein isoform X1: protein MSSNECFKCGRTGHWARECPTGMGRGRGMRSRGRAGFQFMSSSLPDICYRCGESGHLAKDCDLQEDEACYNCGRGGHIAKDCKEPKREREQCCYNCGKPGHLARDCDHADEQKCYSCGEFGHIQKDCTKVKCYRCGETGHVAINCSKTSEVNCYRCGESGHLARECTIEATA from the exons ATGAGCAGCAACGAGTGCTTCAAGTGTGGCCGTACTGGCCACTGGGCCCGGGAGTGCCCCACTGGGATGGGCCGTGGCCGTGGCATGAGGAGCCGTGGCAGAG CAGGCTTCCAGTTCATGTCTTCGTCTCTGCCGGATATCTGTTACCGCTGTGGTGAGTCTGGCCATCTTGCCAAGGACTGTGACCTTCAGGAGGATG AAGCCTGCTATAACTGCGGTAGAGGTGGCCACATTGCGAAGGACTGCAAGGAGCccaagagggagagggagcagtgcTGCTACAACTGTGGCAAGCCCGGCCACCTGGCCCGCGACTGCGACCACGCAGACGAGCAGAAGTGCTATTCTTGTGGAGAGTTTGGGCACATTCAAAAAGACTGCACCAAAGTGAAATGCTATAG GTGTGGTGAAACTGGCCATGTAGCCATCAACTGCAGCAAGACCAGCGAAGTCAACTGCTACCGCTGCGGCGAGTCAGGGCACCTTGCACGGGAATGCACAATTGAAGCTACAGcctaa
- the CNBP gene encoding CCHC-type zinc finger nucleic acid binding protein isoform X2, which produces MSSNECFKCGRTGHWARECPTGMGRGRGMRSRGRAGFQFMSSSLPDICYRCGESGHLAKDCDLQEDACYNCGRGGHIAKDCKEPKREREQCCYNCGKPGHLARDCDHADEQKCYSCGEFGHIQKDCTKVKCYRCGETGHVAINCSKTSEVNCYRCGESGHLARECTIEATA; this is translated from the exons ATGAGCAGCAACGAGTGCTTCAAGTGTGGCCGTACTGGCCACTGGGCCCGGGAGTGCCCCACTGGGATGGGCCGTGGCCGTGGCATGAGGAGCCGTGGCAGAG CAGGCTTCCAGTTCATGTCTTCGTCTCTGCCGGATATCTGTTACCGCTGTGGTGAGTCTGGCCATCTTGCCAAGGACTGTGACCTTCAGGAGGATG CCTGCTATAACTGCGGTAGAGGTGGCCACATTGCGAAGGACTGCAAGGAGCccaagagggagagggagcagtgcTGCTACAACTGTGGCAAGCCCGGCCACCTGGCCCGCGACTGCGACCACGCAGACGAGCAGAAGTGCTATTCTTGTGGAGAGTTTGGGCACATTCAAAAAGACTGCACCAAAGTGAAATGCTATAG GTGTGGTGAAACTGGCCATGTAGCCATCAACTGCAGCAAGACCAGCGAAGTCAACTGCTACCGCTGCGGCGAGTCAGGGCACCTTGCACGGGAATGCACAATTGAAGCTACAGcctaa